The DNA window CAAAAGAATTGTCAAATTAAATGAACAAATTGCATGCATATTTTTATATGCTTTAAAACACAGCAACAAAACATATAAAAGATTAACATTAAAGTTAAGGCCAACCAGACTTGGCTAATATAACTTCTCATTTGGTTTGAGACCAAAAAAAACTTGTGAAAAATGatacattttattcataaaatcaAAACTTTACAAGCCCACCGCTTGTGTAAATGAGTTGATGCAAATTACTACCGTCGCATAGACACTAAAATCAATGAATATCGCACCCACAACATTCTGCAATACGAAACCAAGTTCCAAAGTCTTACCAATCTGTTCAGCCAAGTCAAATTCACCAGCTGAAGGCACATGATCATTTTCTTGTTGATCAGTCTTGACCGATGATGATGATCCCCTCTGACTGTCTAACACAAGTCGTGAAACCACAATCGTAGTGTttgtaagaagaagaagatagaacGGTCTGAATACTATTATACTTTTGATGAAACTGTTGCCTAGTATGGGAAATCCATTGTGAGACAAAACAGGCAAAATTGCAAAGACCATTGAACAGAAGAACCGAACTGTTTCTGAAGTTGCGACGGCGAAACTTATTTTACTTGGGGAGAAGAACTTGTAAATGGCGGAATTGGGTTTTGATGAAAGTAGTGAAGATGATGAGGTGTCATTTGGTTCCAAAGAAGGCCTTGCTGTTTCGATGCTTGTCTCACATTTGCGTAAAACTGGTTGCTTACCTCTGGTGTCATTCTTTGCAAGAAAAGGGGAAGATTCATTGCCACTGATTGGTGAATCTgcaaaataatcatattagacAAGAAAATGGCTCTCTAGAAGACTAGAATCCCAATGTTTGCACTACAATTAGTTCATAATTAACCAATCTTCTTTTTAATGAACTTGTTCCTCAAATGGGGAATAACATTTAAACATCTTGCTCTTGCAgtaaaaatttaagtatttgaTAGATGACAATGACAAGCATAACATGAGCTATAAATGGGGAATAACATTTCATATCTTTTAATTGATATCTATATGAAAAATACAACAGATACTAagcatatatataaataccacTTAATGGAAAATAAGTAAGTAAATAAGAGGAGTTTCAGACACATACATGATCATTGGTTGATTCTATATAAGGATTCTATTCAGAAACAAGACAACCAACACATAACACCTAAATCATGCATTTAGGTAAGAACATCCTTGGAAATTTTCTATGTCAGTCCTAAAATGAAACAAAGTGTGCTTTTGTATTCTTGATGATCATCATCATTTTCCAAAAGGGATAAAATAAGGTACCAAAAAACAAGGTATTTGCATGATGATATTGTTGATCTTTcctataaaattgtaaaatttaagaCATTGTGGAATGAGGGTATCCCAGATAAGTCGAAATAACGAGTAATTAGAGATGATTTCAGATTGATCACAGGCCGATAGACGACGCACAGAAACAACAGGTAATTAAGACGTTGATACATCATTATGCATACACATTTCTACGTCTCTGCATGTGATAGAGATATGCATTATACAAGTGTGGGTGAGAGAGAGAATACCGATATTAAAGTCCTCAAAAATGGTGGGAGGGCAAGAGGCGTTGTGGGAGTGATTTGAATCCGtggacgaagaagaagaaggtagGGTTTTGATTTTGCCGGTGATGAGAGCCAGCCGATCGGAACTCCCGTCAACTATACGACGTCGCCGGGCTTCTCTGCTGCTCGTCGCCATATCCAAACCAAACGAGAGGAGAAAATAACCAGAGACAGACAGAGAAGAGGACGTATGGATCTTAGGATCTATACACCTTTTTTTGTGGGACTCAATTACACtccaaaaacaaattttttttttttttaattaataatgataataataaacataCAAAATCACGTcgatactaataaaaaatattcatccTTTTACGATTCAACTACTACTAGACGtaaaaacaaatgaagataaTTGAGTTTTTCGGGTGttcatttgttgaaaatgttgtaaatttattcattttcaattgtGGCAATCTCATTCTCGATGTATACCACCAAACTGTCGTTCATTCACTTATCACTCATTCTATTAcgtaaattaattttgataactTTCATCTCAGAAAAGACCATTTTAACAGAAGTAGTTGTAACAGGTAAAATAATGCTAACTCAATCAACCGATATAACAATGTAAAAACTATATGTTTCCCAGTTTTAACAATCTTCTTGACTTCCCATATTTTGAATCATAGAAAATTCATTTCATACTTTTTAATGTAAGTCTGAAGTTGGTTCTCAAGTACTATACGGTAAATTAACGAAAAATTCTCTGAATAAAGTTCAGCAAGGTAGAATATCTTACCAATATCAAATTGAGAAAACGagtctttttaatataaacaagcAATGCAAGTAAGTACCTCTGTAGTTGATTCTGAAAAATGATTGTTTATCTCTTGAATCATCGTATTAAGAacctattattataaataaaaaaaaacaaaaaaaaaacatattttgttcTGAATTTTCTGAAAAAGCAGAATGGAATCAatggataaataataaaatacataacatatgaagaatgaatgaataatAACATAAACTTATAATCTATGCATataagaatgaatgaataatAACATAAACCTATAATTTTACCACTTACCGAGATAAAATCAGTGTATCGTCTCCAAGATCGATGACAGAAGATTTCAGGTCGGGGCGTCGGGTTGTCGACGGAGAGTCTGTAaacctaatttaattatgaatttataatttatatggtTAAAGGTTTTGAAATTAGCCTCttctttattgaattttttaaataagttcttaattttattatatattcaactttacccttaaataattaatttgtatagaTTGTAACCAAACTTGTCACAAAAGTCAGGATGTGCTTAAGCCATTCTTGCACCCCCTTGGATCCGCCACTGAACATGtgtaaaaagaatattatatagtTGATATTTGTAGttcaaatcaatcaaataaaatgaCCATGAATGTTATACTAATATTTGGATTTGAGATAATTTATGTATCATTATATGTAAAAGGAATATTATATAGTTAATCTTTGTGGTTCAAAATCACGCAAATAGAATGATCCAAAATGTTATATTGATATTAGGATTTGAGATGATTTATGTATCCATATGTGTAAAAGGAATATTATatagttgatttttttgttCATAATCGAACAAATAGAATGATCATGAATGTTATACTAATATTATGAATTGAGATTATTTATGTATCAATATGTGTATCCCATCAATGTAACTCTGAGTTGAAACGGTGATTATAGTTGTGAGGTGTCATGCTAATTCTACTTAATTAAGAAAATGTATCAATGtgtataaaatgaatattatatagttGATCTTTATGGTTCAAAATCGAGCAAATAGAATGATCCAATAATTGTGTAAGATTTATGTAAAATTCTCTTTCGTTTTTGGTTCAGGTGACgaaataaatcatattattgTGCTAAGTTTTCTTTTTAAGGAGGCTTCATTTGAAGTGTGAAGTGGAGGCGGATAAATTTGCTCCATAAAGTTTCTCACTTCCTTGCCTGAAATTGGTCATTTtgttaaaactatatttatataaacggGTATCGGGTTTGAGACACTCCTCATCCCAACCTCGAACTCGACGATGTAACATTTTTCCATTCTCATtcccgatttaaaatactcgaCCCCGACCATAGGGTACCCATTATCATCCATAAGTCAAGTACTTTTTTTCAATTGCCTACGAATTGAAGTGAAGGTTGTCTAGCATAGTTTGACATATGAAGTTATTTGTGGGGATTAAAATTCAAGATTGAAAGTAATAGATGAAGGAGAGGcaatatttgaattatagttCATAATTATGGGGTTGATGATCTATTAATTAGAGTATCATGTATTAGAGTTCCTGCTTGTGGCTAAATAGCTCACACTCCAACCTTCATTAGTGGAGTTAATGCATTTAAAATACTTTTCGAATCACCTTAGTAAACTCagttaatatatacattttaaaatagaaaacattgttttaatattaaaatatcataaatttaaccaagatataaaaatatatatcaaatcatttctaaaataaaaaaaaggagcATAATAAACTTATGACAAGTTACAAGTTCAAAAAGAAAACTTTGATGCATAAAAAGATGAACTTGTATCCAAATATCATTCATTTTACATAAAACCTATATCTCAACTATAAAACACTAAAATCTCATTCTTCAAAATAACCTTTAAATCCCATTCTCACACATAGAAAGAGAGATGCTAATCAATTATTTCTCCCTCTTCTTCCTCATAAACATCACCAATTCTATTTCCTCTCTTTTTAACACCAACAACTTCATCACCATTATTACTATTCTTAACATTTTCACTTCCAGAACCAACAACACTTTGAGGTTTCCTTTCAGCCACAACACCCGTAGTAAGCCCAGCTTCATTCACCGTCACAGAAGGGAACAAAAGAGGCTTTTCGGGCCACTCTTTGAAGAATGAATTCATAGTCATAAACCTAAATACCTGCAATAGATGAATCTTTTCTTTCCTGATATCTTCACCCAGAAGCTTCTGCAGAAGGGTCTTTTCCTTAGCCGAGTCATCGTTGTCTGCTTTTTGCTTCTTATTGGATCGGTTTTTGTCATTTCGCCTTTCACGTTTATTTACCTTGTTTTTATGCTTTCCCCTCTTAGGTGGTTTTCCATTCTGTTCTCCTCTTCCATGATTCCCcctttgaaatgatgattgtCCTTCATCTTGTTTTCCATTGGCAGGTTTATCCGTATCTATTAGATAATGTTCTGGAATATCAGCAACTTCAACACCTAATTCTGCCTGTCTTGCTAGAATTTGCTTTAGTTGCTGCCATCAATTTTAAGCAATGATGAGTagaaataataactattttgatcaagaaaaattaagtaataataataatctgaCATCACCTTATCAACCCATCCTTTCTTtcatcaaatcattcaaattatagagtacaatattaaaatacacattaacaaaaaaaaaaagctttGTTCGTCGATataggttatttgaatttaatctcaaataacccactatctAGTCAacaactaaaataccctttatttctttttaaaatctttatatatgTATACCCTTCAAATACCTTTTTACCCAAATGACATCTCAgtaataattttcaataatctattaagtttattttgaaataacctATTGGAtagtaaaattttcaaattaaaaatattcaactaGGATCAATATATAGATAGTATTATCAGTATACTTGTTTCTTTtaaggtttatttatttatttgtaaaacctTGTGTACCTGGCTCCTTAATATGGCACTACTATCTACAACTGCAGGATTTGTTTCAGCCTGTTTCTGCGCAAAGAGAAAAGGACCAGTTTTAGACCGAAAAAGTGATCTTGGATGAAAGGTAAAGGGAAAAGTATGAGGAAGATTATAACCTTCTCAATATTAGCTTTTGAAGGAAAATTTTTCTTGCGTTCTTCGAGCCATTGACTTAGATCTTGGTCCCTGGAAAGGAATCTTCATTGAGCATAACCATTTAAACTATTACCAGAGGTAATTTAAAGACCATTTTAAAAAGAACTGGTATACCATTTACAGACCATTTATAAAAAGACTGGTATaccattatataattattcatctATGTAATATGGATgcaaataaaaagttatttatagaaTAGtaactattttcatttaatctttaagaaataataaatgtattttaaatgttttagagtataatattaaaataagaatttgttTGACAGAACAAGAAAGTGCAACCATCCTTCCCCAATCATCCCTGAACTCACCTACTTACCCTCTCTTCCTATCTATCCCCCAACATTCCCCCAGCAACCCTGAACGGCCTCACCGCCAATTCGCTCCAGTCAGCCGACCCAACAGACCCACCCAACCTAAGGAATACCCTACCAAACCCGCCTACCCTGCCCAATAGTCCCTAAACACAAACCAACAGAGCCCCAGCCCATCCCTTCCCATCGGCACATCCACTAGATCGAGACAAAGTCCAGCCTGCTAGCGCTATCCAGCAAGACTGAGTCACTGGTCCAGCATTATCTCACAACTCATTCTTATTTAGAGGCACTCTCAAACAATAaagaattcataaaaaataaaaatcgacATGAAGCATTTTTAGGAGTAGTCACATTGAATCAGTTTCACTTTTCATATTGGCCTCATTTATCAACTTCTACTATTGTGTGCATCTAGAAAAAAGTCTAGATCATCATCATCTAGATTAACAGGGCCATAGCACACACATGTAAACATCCATTAACAAAAGCAGTTTAAATATAGAAACAATTACAGAGGACCCACATTAACAGAACTGACCTGGTCTGGGAGGCATTAGATTGATTGGCGGCAATAGTAGGCCAAGATGTTTTAGTCTGAGTATTGTTGAAAGTGCCATTTTTATGTCCTGCTTATGGAAATAAACAGAAAAACAATCTCTCAATTCACATAAACTGCAGTAGGGTGAAAAACAACTATCTGGAAAAGTACGTTTAAGATACATACAaaccacatatatatattatagcaCCAACCACACTAGTCAAAATAGGAAAAAATTGCTACAACATACTCTATGGTTCTTTAAGGCATGCTTGCCTTCTActactatatttattttgtaacaaCAGTTTCGGGCCAGCTTTCATGCACCTCAACTAATTCCCAATTGCGACTGAGCTATCAAGGGTGGGTGTTTCCCTTCTACTATTAACTTGAAAAGATGAAAATTACAGGTTTCGGATTAATCCAAGAAATTGAAGTCACTTGAGTCCAGGCACATAATTTGGGAAGCTGGAGCATGAGAAAGCATGAAGGCGTCAgctttaaagaataaaaaatgttgaaaatatatatatcaaatattagtTGGTAAACTAGAAggtaaaagaataataaaaaggaAATATCATATAGTGAGATAGCACAAAGGAGCTTGTGATGTTGGTATAAACCAGTATCAGAACTCCATAATCAACCAAGACATAATGtttctcatttttcttcacAAAGCCCTCTAgttattgaattttataatCCAAAAAATCTACATTATTAATGTTTATCAaataatctagaaaataataTGTATCATCATCTAGAAATAATCTggttaatgataaaaaataataattaccaaacgaagcaaaaaaaaaacacaataatatGGATATGATTCACAAAATAATATGTACacaaaatgaagtaaaaataaCACTACAATtttagatcatgatccaaaaactatttggatcataatCCAGAAAACAAacttaaaccaaacaaaaaaaataaagaaatcactttcaattttagttttgGCAATTTTTCTATGAGATTGTGATACTGACAAACACTGTGGCATTTCCAAATAGGCTCATTGAGAATTATCTTCAATACTGAATTACTTCTAAAGGCACATTATGGTATGAGAGCTAAACCGTGTGCAACACAACATAAATGTTAATCTGGACTtgaatttgaaaagaaagaCACCTTTTTTATCATGCCCACCATGCTGATTGAAATTTCTCTTCCCCTTTTGAAAATTGCCATTTGGTAACCTGCAACAATGTCAAATTAACTTACTGTGATGATAAACATCCTTGAGTTTTTTCCATAACAAAATTGAGTTAGTTGTTTAAGTATACCGTCTCTGAAATGCATCCTGTCTTGTATTTTTTCCAGAGTGtttattttgtgaatttttCCAATTTGCACAAGGATGATTATTTTCAGAGTCCCTTTTGCCATTCATCTGCCAAAGtgtcaaaaataataaataagacaaGCAAGAACAGGATTCATAATTTGGCTTTAACAAAGTGAAGAACAATACATATCATC is part of the Impatiens glandulifera chromosome 1, dImpGla2.1, whole genome shotgun sequence genome and encodes:
- the LOC124927141 gene encoding uncharacterized protein LOC124927141, coding for MATSSREARRRRIVDGSSDRLALITGKIKTLPSSSSSTDSNHSHNASCPPTIFEDFNIDSPISGNESSPFLAKNDTRGKQPVLRKCETSIETARPSLEPNDTSSSSLLSSKPNSAIYKFFSPSKISFAVATSETVRFFCSMVFAILPVLSHNGFPILGNSFIKSIIVFRPFYLLLLTNTTIVVSRLVLDSQRGSSSSVKTDQQENDHVPSAGEFDLAEQIGKTLELGFVLQNVVGAIFIDFSVYATVVICINSFTQAVGL
- the LOC124919743 gene encoding uncharacterized protein LOC124919743, with translation MIPPLNPMPCPPNKLQPHGTPGSVSQQGIQSNQFQGKPAGFNQNPAMFQAQTGMMMNQQMPMPFNNFVPNMGNGSPAMPPIANVNGNPYIAMHHALSMLGMPHLAAQGQMSFGPPGSNPIPFVPMPMNQNQPHNQLHPNPPVNMPQFYNQNACFPNQQMCLPSPMQNNNQFMTNNGQGVPSNMPPYPNQNFQPLGIQKPFGTGQPNGSMPQGNQSQNMLVPPPMNANSARNTPSVTQPLQGNSSLLPPATNSVTPRNAQQHFGPPGFSNPQMNGKRDSENNHPCANWKNSQNKHSGKNTRQDAFQRRLPNGNFQKGKRNFNQHGGHDKKGHKNGTFNNTQTKTSWPTIAANQSNASQTRDQDLSQWLEERKKNFPSKANIEKKQAETNPAVVDSSAILRSQQLKQILARQAELGVEVADIPEHYLIDTDKPANGKQDEGQSSFQRGNHGRGEQNGKPPKRGKHKNKVNKRERRNDKNRSNKKQKADNDDSAKEKTLLQKLLGEDIRKEKIHLLQVFRFMTMNSFFKEWPEKPLLFPSVTVNEAGLTTGVVAERKPQSVVGSGSENVKNSNNGDEVVGVKKRGNRIGDVYEEEEGEIID